From one Neovison vison isolate M4711 chromosome 1, ASM_NN_V1, whole genome shotgun sequence genomic stretch:
- the TMA7 gene encoding translation machinery-associated protein 7, whose amino-acid sequence MSGREGGKKKPLKQPKKQAKEMDEEDKAFKQKQKEEQKKLEELKAKAAGKGPLATGGIKKSGKK is encoded by the coding sequence ATGTCCGGCCGCGAAGGTGGCAAGAAGAAGCCCCTGAAGCAGCCCAAGAAACAGGCCAAGGAGATGGATGAGGAAGATAAGGCATTCAAgcagaaacagaaggaggagcagaagaaaCTCGAGGAGCTAAAAGCGAAGGCCGCGGGGAAGGGTCCCCTGGCCACAGGTGGAATTAAGAAATCTGGCAAAAAGTAA